In Ureibacillus thermophilus, the genomic stretch GACTTTTCAAAGGATCAAATCCTCCATATGGGTATGAAGTACGAGATGGAAAACTGTATATTCGAAACGATGAAACACCAAATATTGTTAGACGAATTTTCAAAGAATATTTTGAAGGAAACGGACGACAAAGTATTGCGAGACGCCTATATAATGAAGGGATTCCAACACCTGCTCAAGTTGCTGGAAAGGCAAATGCAGGAAATAAGTGGCATGACTCTACAATTAGATGTATCTTAACAAATCCCCATTACGTCGGGGATCTTGTTCAAGGAAGAACAACGACAGTAAGTGTAACAAATAAAAGAAGAAAAAACGTTCCTAAAGAAGAACAGTTTATTATCAAAAATGTACATGAGCCAATTATATCAAGGGAAATGTTTGATGCTGTCCAAAATCAATTAGAGCAGAGAAGAAAATATATTACAGCACCCAAGATACATCTTTTTACTAATGTCCTCTTTTGTGCCGATTGTGGTACAGGTATGTGGTTCCGAAGCAATCGAGACGGATACATTTGTGGGGCTTATGCGCGTCATGGAAAAAAAGCTTGTACCGCCCACACAATAAAAGAGGATTTTTTAAAAGAAACGATCCTAGATGACATCCAAACCTTAATTCAACAAGTTGATAAAGAGAAATATATAAAGAAGATGGAGAGAAAATCGAAAAGTACAAAATCGGATTCTCAAAAGAAAATCAATAAGATTAACAAACAGATGGATGTTTTAAAAAATCGAAAAAGGAAATTCATCAACCTGTTAGCTGACGGAATTATCACACATGAAGAATATCAAGAGAGTATTGAAGCAACGAACAAGGATTTAACTGAATTAATGGAACAGAAAAATGAACTTCTTTCATTGATGGAAAGCGAGGATGTAATCGAAACGATTGAAAAGCTTAAAAAGGAATTACTTCAATTCCTAAATTTCGATGAATTAACCGAGGATATTCTCCATCGACTGATTAATCGAATCGAGGTAAAAGAGGACGGTACACCAATCATTCATTACCGGTTTGCCACACCAAAAATTGCATAGAGGCAAGAGAGAAACCTTATCTTGCCTCATTTTTTTCATTTTAAAACGATCTGCGAAACGCACTCAACGTGTGTCGTCTGCGGGAACATGTCCACCGGTGTAATCTCCACCGTTCTGTATCCCCCGTCTTCCAAAATGCGCAAGTCCCGCGCTAAAGTGGAAGGGTTGCAGGATACATACACCACCCGATTTGGTTTGTATTCGATAATCGTGTTGAGCAATGCCTGGTCGCAGCCTTTGCGCGGCGGGTCGACAACGAGGACATCTGCTCTTTTTCCTTCGCTATACCAACGAGGGATTACTTCTTCTGCTGGCCCTGCTTCAAAATACGTATTGGTAAATCCGTTCAGTTCCGCATTCCATTTGGCGTCCTCGATGGCTTCCTCGACGATTTCAACTCCCATCACTTGTTTCGCTTTTTTCGCTAGAAATAAGGAAATCGTTCCAATGCCGCAATAGGCGTCGATGACCGTTTCTTCCCCCGTCAGTGCTGCATATTCCAAGGCTTGGTTGTATAACATTTCCGTTTGCACAGGGTTCACTTGATAGAAAGAACGAGCAGAAATTTCAAATCGGATATCGCCGATTGTGTCTTCTATTGTCTCTTTCCCCCAAAGCGTCATCGTTTCTTTTCCTAAAATGACATTCGTTTTTTCACTGTTCACGTTTTGTACGATGGATGTAACATGCGGAATGAGTTTTCGAATCACTTCTACCGCCGCATCCTTCTGAGGAAATTTGCGTTTTTTTATAACGAGCACCACCATCACTTCGCCAGTGGCTCTTCCTGTCCGCACAATCACATGGCGGAGCATTCCTTGATGAGTCGTTTCATTGTAAGGCTCGATCCCGATCTTCTCCAACTCTTTTTTCAAATTGGCCATGATGATATCCGCTTCACTCATTTGGATGAGGCAGCGTTCCATATCCACAATGTCATGGGTTCTGGCTTTGTAAAATCCCGCAATCGGACCAGATGCGCCCATCGCAAAAGGAATTTGCGATTTGTTGCGGTAATTCCAAGGGTGTTCCATTCCTTTGATTGGTCGTACTGGTGCATCAATTTTTCCAATGCGTTTCATGACATTGCGAACCATGTTTTCTTTCCATTGCAACTGGGCTTCATAAGATAAATGTTGCAATTGGCAGCCGCCGCATTTTTCGAAATATATACAAGGCGCTTCCACCCGGTCCGGTGAAGGTTCTTTCAATTCTACAATTTTGGCAAAGCCATAGCTTTTTAGTGTTTTCAATACATGCACTTCCGCTGTTTCTTGCGGCAGCGCTCCATGAATAAATAATGGATAACCATCCACTTTCCCCACGCCCAGACCATCATGGGTTAAATCTTCTATGTAAACCGTTACTCGATCATTTTTCTTTACGGGTGCCGTCATGAAATTCCGTCCTCCATTTCGTTTTTCATAGTCGTACGGATTTTTAATCGAAATCAAACAAATATTATTCTACCTCAAAATAGAAAATGGATATATTGAAATTTCATTTTTTTCGAACCGCTTGTAAAATTGAAGTATCACTATGAATTGGGTGGATGAAGATGGACTTTTATCTTGTCGCATTGTTTTGTATTGCCATTACCCTGCATAACATGGAGGAAGCCCTTTGGTTGCCGAAATGGTCACAACAAGCTTCGAAGTTTCATAAACCCGTCACCCCAAGTGAATTTCATTTTGCAGTGTTTGTCA encodes the following:
- the rlmD gene encoding 23S rRNA (uracil(1939)-C(5))-methyltransferase RlmD — encoded protein: MTAPVKKNDRVTVYIEDLTHDGLGVGKVDGYPLFIHGALPQETAEVHVLKTLKSYGFAKIVELKEPSPDRVEAPCIYFEKCGGCQLQHLSYEAQLQWKENMVRNVMKRIGKIDAPVRPIKGMEHPWNYRNKSQIPFAMGASGPIAGFYKARTHDIVDMERCLIQMSEADIIMANLKKELEKIGIEPYNETTHQGMLRHVIVRTGRATGEVMVVLVIKKRKFPQKDAAVEVIRKLIPHVTSIVQNVNSEKTNVILGKETMTLWGKETIEDTIGDIRFEISARSFYQVNPVQTEMLYNQALEYAALTGEETVIDAYCGIGTISLFLAKKAKQVMGVEIVEEAIEDAKWNAELNGFTNTYFEAGPAEEVIPRWYSEGKRADVLVVDPPRKGCDQALLNTIIEYKPNRVVYVSCNPSTLARDLRILEDGGYRTVEITPVDMFPQTTHVECVSQIVLK
- a CDS encoding recombinase family protein, with amino-acid sequence MRCAVYVRVSTDKEEQKDSLKYQQELFYNYIAEKGWDIYKFYIDVESGTTAKREELQKLIEDAQDKKFDIILAKELSRLARNGELSYKIKNLCENQGIHIITLDNAINTLTGNTHMFGLYAWMYEQESQNTSNRVKETLKTRAKNGLFKGSNPPYGYEVRDGKLYIRNDETPNIVRRIFKEYFEGNGRQSIARRLYNEGIPTPAQVAGKANAGNKWHDSTIRCILTNPHYVGDLVQGRTTTVSVTNKRRKNVPKEEQFIIKNVHEPIISREMFDAVQNQLEQRRKYITAPKIHLFTNVLFCADCGTGMWFRSNRDGYICGAYARHGKKACTAHTIKEDFLKETILDDIQTLIQQVDKEKYIKKMERKSKSTKSDSQKKINKINKQMDVLKNRKRKFINLLADGIITHEEYQESIEATNKDLTELMEQKNELLSLMESEDVIETIEKLKKELLQFLNFDELTEDILHRLINRIEVKEDGTPIIHYRFATPKIA